A single Pieris rapae chromosome 2, ilPieRapa1.1, whole genome shotgun sequence DNA region contains:
- the LOC110998848 gene encoding carcinine transporter-like, with translation MSEQDVDFDSLLSAAGELGPYQLYMSFAMFPFYTFVVFVYFTQIFLTEVSPNHWCRIPELENLTEIERREYAAPPDKSRFGYSRCSTYDVNWADVVSTGNKPDSNTPTIPCQHGWEFNKSEIPYSTITSEMGWVCDKDSYPATAQAIYFVGSIIGSLIIGYLADRFGRLSAAIISTLMGGIFGILTIFSTNIYDFSVYRFLTGTAYDSCRIMAYLICLEFIVPKHRSSVSNVTFGVFYCLAVIVLPWIALACGDWKITALVTSIPLLTVILAPIYLPESPKWLLSKGRVDEAIKKAERVAEVNKKVIPPDLIEKFKVNALNCEEAKDMSILEVFKRPYLRNIFLIICLQYTLVAMTFDALFRTINLLDFDFFISFTLISSTELPSSLVVGFIMDVFGRRVLIFVLLVLTSVFGVMTTCFSGWQSVACAVSMRFVLNMAYNISIQWVPEVLPAAVRASGVNIAHICSSFAMIFSPYIVYSEVYYRSLPILILSVCSLVAAATALFLPETANKVMPQTFDDAEKQAKDHKLWVFACSWDKTVNKDLKT, from the coding sequence atgtCAGAACAAGATGTCGATTTTGATTCCTTGCTCTCCGCCGCGGGCGAGCTTGGCCCCTATCAACTTTACATGTCCTTCGCGATGTTTCCCTTCTACACATTTGTTGTATTCGTATACTTTACGCAAATTTTCTTGACGGAAGTATCTCCAAATCATTGGTGTAGAATCCCCGAATTGGAAAACTTGACTGAAATCGAAAGAAGGGAGTATGCGGCGCCCCCAGACAAGTCTCGCTTTGGATATTCAAGATGTTCGACTTATGATGTGAACTGGGCTGACGTAGTTTCAACAGGAAATAAACCTGACAGTAATACGCCAACTATTCCTTGCCAACATGGATGGGAATTCAACAAGAGTGAAATACCTTATTCAACAATAACCAGTGAAATGGGATGGGTTTGTGATAAAGACAGTTATCCTGCTACGGCACAGGCTATCTATTTCGTTGGATCTATTATTGGAAGTTTGATAATCGGCTATCTAGCAGACCGATTTGGAAGATTAAGTGCCGCCATTATCAGTACTCTAATGGGAGGTATCTTTGGAATTCTTACTATTTtctctacaaatatttatgatttttcagTGTATAGGTTTCTTACTGGGACCGCGTATGATTCATGTAGGATAATGGCATATCTTATTTGCTTAGAATTTATTGTTCCTAAACACAGGAGTTCTGTGTCAAACGTAACCTTTGGCGTATTTTATTGCTTAGCAGTAATCGTTTTACCGTGGATAGCTTTAGCTTGTGGTGATTGGAAAATTACAGCATTAGTGACGTCAATTCCTCTTTTAACTGTAATATTAGCTCCAATTTATCTCCCTGAAAGCCCAAAATGGCTACTTTCTAAAGGTCGAGTAGATGAAGCTATCAAGAAAGCCGAAAGAGTTGCTGAAGTGAACAAGAAAGTAATACCACCGGACCTCATTGAAAAGTTTAAGGTAAATGCTTTGAATTGTGAAGAAGCCAAAGATATGAGCATTTTAGAAGTGTTTAAAAGACCATACCTAAGaaacatatttcttataatatgCCTTCAGTATACTCTCGTAGCCATGACGTTCGACGCATTGTTTAGAACTATTAACTTATTGgatttcgatttttttatttcatttacactCATATCATCAACAGAACTTCCGTCCTCGTTGGTGGTGGGATTCATAATGGACGTATTTGGAAGAAGAGTCctcatttttgtattattagtaCTTACTTCAGTTTTTGGTGTAATGACTACATGTTTCTCGGGTTGGCAATCAGTAGCATGCGCCGTGTCTATGAGGTTTGTCCTAAACATGGCGTACAATATCTCAATTCAATGGGTCCCGGAAGTTTTGCCCGCCGCAGTTAGAGCTTCTGGTGTCAACATAGCTCATATATGCAGCTCTTTTGCCATGATCTTCTCTCCATACATAGTTTATTCAGAGGTATACTATCGCTCCCTACCGATATTGATATTATCTGTTTGTTCGTTAGTAGCTGCAGCAACCGCACTATTTTTACCAGAAACAGCGAATAAAGTAATGCCTCAGACATTTGATGATGCTGAGAAACAAGCAAAAGATCATAAGCTATGGGTTTTCGCATGTAGTTGGGATAAAACtgttaataaagatttaaaaacatag
- the LOC123690247 gene encoding uncharacterized protein LOC123690247: MKRKLRASSFYCDDMEELNAASLSQRKESAALLRAGSDGPTLNYPFGYPLALVLRLRVLQIVCGISKIVMGSVAFIEERQKLNMGLGIPAGSLSVLAAAMSIHTTRGWGAVTSGAISISAAAVLWTLSILMLLALIIQCFRTLLVIPDENESVYSQNEFLTSSRDLTIIACIQITLAFITLLSALVCARIDFST, from the exons ATGAAGCGTAAACTACGTGCATCGTCGTTCTACTGTGACGACATGGAAGAACTTAATGCT GCATCGTTGTCTCAGCGAAAAGAATCAGCCGCTTTATTAAGAGCAGGAAGTGATGGTCCAACTTTAAATTACCCATTCGGCTACCCCTTAGCCCTCGTCCTCAGATTACGAGTTTTAcag ATTGTATGCggtatttcaaaaatagtgatgGGGAGTGTAGCATTCATTGAAGAGCgtcagaaattaaatatggGGCTGGGTATCCCTGCTGGCAGCTTGAGTGTTTTGGCAGCTG CTATGTCAATACACACGACGCGCGGCTGGGGCGCAGTCACAAGCGGAGCGATTAGCATTTCAGCGGCAGCTGTTTTGTGGACATTATCAATACTTATGCTGCTGGCGCTAATTATACAGTGCTTTCGAACATTATTGGTTATACCTGATGAGAACGAAAG tgTCTATTCACAAAATGAATTTCTGACGTCGTCACGTGATTTGACCATAATCGCTTGCATACAAATCACCCTGGCGTTCATCACACTCTTGAGCGCCCTTGTTTGCGCCCGAATCGACTTCAGTACCTGA